A stretch of the Buchananella sp. 14KM1171 genome encodes the following:
- the rpmE gene encoding 50S ribosomal protein L31: MKQGIHPEYVTTVVTCTCGNTFTTRSTSTSGELRADVCSACHPFYTGKQKILDTGGRVARFEARYGKRQK, translated from the coding sequence ATGAAGCAGGGTATTCACCCGGAGTACGTCACCACCGTCGTGACGTGCACCTGCGGCAACACCTTCACCACTCGCTCGACCTCCACGTCGGGCGAACTGCGCGCCGACGTCTGCTCCGCGTGCCACCCGTTCTACACCGGCAAGCAGAAGATTCTGGACACCGGTGGTCGTGTGGCTCGCTTCGAGGCTCGTTACGGCAAGCGTCAGAAGTAG
- a CDS encoding homoserine dehydrogenase — protein sequence MSKEVTIAVLGCGTVGTQVVRLLQERGSDLAARAGAPLRVNAIAVRNLETKREDFIDRALLTTDAHAAATGADVVVELIGGIEPARTLVLAALESGATVVTGNKALLAAHGPELYEAAARTGSDLYYEAAVAGAVPVVYAIRESLAGDRISKILGIVNGTTNYILDEMTTKGLSFEDALAAAQELGYAEADPTADVDGHDAAAKAAILSSLAFHTRVSGADVPVQGIRSVTAADIAQAKADGYVIKLLAAAERVGDHYDVRVEPRLVPVGHPLASVDGAFNAVVIEAEAAGRLMFYGRGAGGAPTASAVLGDVVAAASHKVHGGNAPAELAYAELTKLPVAQVRAAVAISLELADKPGQLAAVAAKFADHGISIERVQQRAAEDSSEFTTLNITTHAAPRQALDAALADLAGVVERVKSVLTVEGSN from the coding sequence GTGAGCAAAGAAGTAACGATCGCAGTGCTTGGCTGCGGCACCGTCGGCACCCAGGTGGTGCGGCTGCTGCAGGAGCGCGGCAGTGACCTGGCCGCCCGGGCGGGCGCCCCGCTGCGAGTCAACGCCATCGCGGTGCGCAACCTGGAAACCAAACGGGAGGACTTCATTGACCGCGCGCTGCTGACCACGGACGCCCACGCCGCCGCCACCGGCGCCGACGTGGTGGTGGAGCTGATCGGCGGGATCGAGCCCGCACGCACACTGGTGCTGGCGGCCCTGGAGTCCGGCGCCACCGTGGTGACCGGCAACAAGGCGCTGCTGGCCGCCCACGGCCCCGAACTCTACGAGGCCGCCGCCCGCACCGGCTCCGACCTCTACTACGAGGCCGCCGTGGCCGGCGCCGTGCCCGTGGTATACGCGATCCGCGAGTCCCTGGCCGGTGACCGCATCTCCAAGATCCTCGGCATCGTCAACGGCACCACCAACTACATCCTGGACGAGATGACCACCAAGGGACTGTCCTTTGAGGACGCCCTGGCCGCCGCCCAGGAGCTCGGCTACGCGGAGGCCGACCCGACTGCGGACGTGGACGGGCACGACGCCGCCGCCAAGGCCGCCATTCTCTCCTCCCTGGCCTTCCACACCCGCGTGAGCGGGGCCGACGTTCCCGTGCAGGGCATCCGCTCCGTTACCGCCGCCGACATCGCCCAGGCGAAGGCCGACGGCTACGTGATCAAGCTGCTGGCCGCCGCCGAGCGCGTGGGCGACCACTACGACGTGCGCGTGGAGCCGCGCCTGGTGCCCGTGGGCCACCCGCTGGCCAGCGTGGACGGCGCCTTCAACGCCGTCGTGATCGAGGCGGAGGCCGCCGGCCGGCTCATGTTCTACGGGCGCGGCGCGGGCGGCGCCCCCACCGCCTCTGCGGTGCTGGGCGACGTGGTGGCGGCCGCCTCCCACAAGGTGCACGGCGGCAACGCCCCGGCGGAGCTGGCCTACGCGGAGCTGACCAAGCTCCCGGTCGCCCAGGTGCGGGCCGCCGTGGCCATCAGCCTGGAGCTGGCGGACAAGCCCGGTCAGCTGGCAGCGGTGGCCGCGAAGTTCGCGGACCACGGCATCTCTATCGAGCGCGTGCAGCAGCGCGCAGCGGAGGACTCCAGCGAGTTCACCACCCTGAACATCACCACTCACGCCGCCCCGCGCCAGGCGCTGGACGCCGCGCTCGCCGACCTGGCGGGTGTGGTGGAGCGCGTGAAGTCCGTCCTGACAGTGGAAGGGAGCAACTGA
- a CDS encoding FtsX-like permease family protein, whose protein sequence is MKLRSLLTEALAAARSSLVPSLLIAVVAALMTSTSLITVGRQARLEEDLAAHLQSPAARTTVITALTDEARLTVPALNLSSDIDGVATAVGISFPVDVYNPALGPDSGKVALVELYGDAPDAVRLTEGRWPLPGANEALVSASSQEVLRLEHPAGGVVSPDGSQWAIVGRFEPQTPFGALATQVVSLPASAPDSEVLLRQIHLIPAESARASALYQASLELTPGPPGSMDVSPPAVATQSTQQITSQVAGYGRQLVLLIAAVGAALTAVVVFADVLVRRRDLGRRRTLGIPRGHLILLVALRAFFPAFFGAAVGAGVGVLVAGAPLDFAAAVLVLSVISTFLAALPPAAFAAFRDPVLVMRTA, encoded by the coding sequence ATGAAACTACGCTCCCTGCTGACCGAAGCCCTAGCCGCCGCCCGGTCCTCCCTGGTGCCCTCGCTGCTGATCGCCGTCGTGGCTGCGCTGATGACCTCAACGAGTCTCATCACCGTGGGTAGGCAGGCGCGCCTGGAGGAAGACTTGGCCGCGCATTTGCAAAGCCCCGCCGCGCGCACCACGGTGATCACGGCATTGACTGACGAGGCCCGGCTCACCGTCCCGGCCTTGAACTTGTCCAGTGACATAGACGGGGTAGCAACCGCCGTCGGGATCAGCTTCCCCGTGGACGTTTACAACCCGGCTCTGGGGCCCGACTCCGGCAAGGTCGCGCTGGTGGAGCTCTACGGTGACGCCCCGGACGCCGTTCGACTAACCGAGGGACGGTGGCCGCTGCCGGGAGCAAACGAGGCGCTAGTCTCCGCCTCCTCACAGGAGGTGTTACGCCTGGAACATCCCGCCGGCGGCGTGGTCTCACCCGATGGTTCACAGTGGGCGATAGTCGGAAGGTTTGAGCCCCAAACCCCATTTGGCGCATTAGCTACGCAAGTGGTCAGCCTGCCCGCCTCCGCTCCCGATTCAGAGGTTCTGCTCCGCCAAATCCACCTGATCCCAGCCGAGTCCGCCCGTGCCTCTGCTCTCTACCAGGCCTCACTGGAGCTCACCCCCGGCCCGCCCGGCAGCATGGACGTCTCCCCGCCTGCCGTGGCTACCCAGTCCACTCAGCAGATCACGAGCCAGGTGGCAGGTTACGGCCGCCAGCTGGTGCTACTTATCGCCGCAGTTGGCGCGGCGCTTACCGCAGTGGTGGTGTTTGCCGACGTGCTGGTCCGCCGCAGGGACCTAGGTAGGCGCAGGACCTTGGGAATCCCCCGGGGACATCTGATCCTCTTGGTAGCGCTCCGGGCTTTCTTTCCTGCCTTCTTTGGGGCAGCCGTCGGCGCAGGAGTGGGCGTTCTTGTAGCTGGAGCGCCATTGGACTTCGCCGCTGCAGTGCTAGTGCTAAGCGTGATCTCAACGTTCCTGGCAGCCCTGCCGCCAGCGGCTTTTGCTGCCTTCCGCGACCCAGTCCTTGTTATGCGCACCGCTTGA
- the rho gene encoding transcription termination factor Rho, with protein MSEAITTQPSLDKMRLPELKDLAKQLGLTGVSAKRKPELIEAISAARSGGGRAARPEQGEGRPASDRAARALSVSRSAAEGRASRTERSEADREQERQAYSRRSEGGDGVAAGRSERRGERVDDVAAGRSERRGERGENRERAESNGEGRERREGRDRFDRSEQGERRGRRGRRGLSTGAVDAAGAGAADLDVKGEFARNRGEDGQRGELPAQTQAALDAVGEAAGERRQRREDRRDERRENWDDERGGRRRRGRDRNKRRGRGGEEAEPEITEDDVLVPIAGILDVHDNHAFVRTSGYLPGPRDVYVSLSQVRKYGLRPGDAVQGAIRAPREGEAQQHHSGRGVNKANPLVRLDRVNSMTVEEAKARPEFAKLVPLYPNEQLRLETTPKALTPRVIDLVAPIGKGQRGLIVSPPKAGKTIVLQQIANAIAVNNPEVHLMVVLVDERPEEVTDMERTVKGEVIASTFDRPASDHTQVAELAIERAKRLVELGQDVVVLLDSITRLGRAYNLAAPASGRILSGGVDASALYPPKRFFGAARNVENGGSLTILATALVETGSKMDEVIFEEFKGTGNMELRLSRQLADRRVFPAVDVNASGTRREEILVRSEELKILWKLRRVLAGLELQQATELVLSKLRETQSNTEFLLTVSKTTPAAEND; from the coding sequence GTGAGCGAAGCAATCACGACTCAGCCCTCCCTTGACAAGATGCGGCTGCCGGAGTTGAAGGACCTGGCCAAGCAGCTGGGGCTTACCGGCGTTAGCGCCAAGCGCAAGCCGGAATTGATCGAGGCCATCTCCGCCGCCCGCTCCGGTGGGGGCCGCGCCGCCCGCCCCGAGCAGGGGGAGGGGCGCCCGGCCTCTGACCGCGCCGCCCGCGCCCTGTCCGTCTCTCGCAGCGCAGCGGAGGGCCGCGCCTCCCGCACCGAGCGCAGCGAGGCGGACCGCGAGCAGGAGCGCCAGGCTTATTCCCGCCGCAGTGAGGGTGGGGACGGCGTTGCCGCCGGTCGCTCCGAGCGTCGTGGCGAGCGGGTGGACGACGTTGCCGCCGGCCGCTCCGAGCGTCGCGGCGAGCGCGGTGAGAATCGCGAGCGGGCCGAGAGCAACGGTGAGGGCCGGGAGCGCCGCGAGGGCCGGGACCGTTTTGATCGGTCCGAGCAGGGTGAGCGGCGCGGACGGCGCGGCCGCCGGGGCCTGAGCACCGGGGCGGTGGACGCGGCCGGTGCGGGCGCCGCCGATCTGGACGTGAAGGGTGAGTTCGCGCGCAATCGCGGCGAGGACGGTCAGCGTGGCGAGCTGCCGGCGCAGACCCAGGCCGCGCTGGACGCGGTGGGGGAGGCCGCCGGTGAGCGCCGCCAGCGCCGCGAGGACCGCCGCGACGAACGGCGAGAGAACTGGGACGACGAGCGCGGTGGGCGCCGCCGGCGCGGCCGCGACCGCAACAAGCGGCGCGGGCGCGGCGGGGAGGAAGCCGAGCCGGAGATCACCGAGGACGATGTGCTGGTGCCGATCGCCGGCATCCTGGACGTGCACGACAACCACGCCTTCGTGCGCACCTCCGGCTACCTGCCCGGCCCGCGCGACGTGTACGTCTCCCTCAGCCAGGTCCGCAAGTACGGTCTGCGCCCGGGCGACGCCGTGCAGGGCGCCATCCGCGCTCCGCGAGAGGGGGAGGCCCAGCAGCACCACTCCGGTCGCGGCGTGAACAAGGCCAACCCGCTGGTGCGCCTGGACCGCGTCAACTCGATGACGGTGGAGGAGGCCAAGGCGCGCCCCGAGTTCGCCAAGCTGGTCCCGCTCTACCCGAACGAGCAGCTGCGCCTGGAGACCACCCCCAAGGCCCTCACGCCCCGCGTGATCGACCTGGTGGCGCCCATCGGTAAGGGCCAGCGCGGCCTGATCGTCTCCCCGCCCAAGGCCGGTAAGACGATCGTGCTGCAGCAGATCGCCAACGCCATCGCCGTGAACAACCCGGAGGTCCACCTGATGGTGGTGCTGGTGGACGAGCGCCCCGAAGAGGTCACCGACATGGAGCGCACGGTCAAGGGCGAGGTCATTGCCTCCACCTTCGACCGCCCGGCCTCCGACCACACGCAGGTGGCGGAGCTGGCCATCGAGCGCGCCAAGCGCCTGGTGGAGCTGGGGCAGGACGTGGTGGTGTTGCTGGACTCCATCACCCGCCTGGGCCGCGCCTACAACCTGGCCGCCCCCGCCTCCGGGCGCATCCTGTCCGGTGGTGTGGACGCCTCTGCGCTCTACCCGCCCAAGCGCTTCTTCGGTGCCGCCCGCAACGTGGAAAACGGCGGCTCCCTCACGATCCTGGCCACCGCCCTGGTGGAGACCGGCTCCAAGATGGACGAGGTCATCTTCGAGGAGTTCAAGGGCACCGGAAACATGGAGCTGCGCCTGTCCCGCCAGCTGGCCGACCGCCGCGTGTTCCCGGCCGTGGACGTCAACGCCTCCGGCACGCGCCGCGAGGAGATCCTGGTTCGTTCCGAGGAGCTGAAGATCCTGTGGAAGCTGCGCCGAGTCCTGGCCGGACTGGAGTTGCAGCAGGCCACCGAACTGGTGTTGTCCAAGCTGCGTGAGACGCAGTCCAACACCGAGTTCCTGCTCACCGTCTCTAAGACCACCCCGGCAGCGGAAAACGACTGA
- a CDS encoding peptidoglycan-binding domain-containing protein, protein MTVTRPRRSLTTAVFVLLLAAVCAAGGFWAGRVTLRPAQSTAQEAPELLVTAVSEQTVGRTLTLTTTMERSIQPLAVNELVGVVTQVGDLAAVTSGSLLYTVGAQQARAVLGTVPFFRDMGADAKGEDVKQLQEFLASTGADLVPDGSWGPATTRAVKQWQKDTGQEQTGVIAAGTLVAIPFSPVTLSPDRSLLWHGAKLSGGEKLLQTATGTPDFFMEITQGQAGLVPTGTPVVVHTDNGDFEGVTGQHQVSEQGIKVPVSSPTGGLLCGEKCAELGTDQKVYLLTSIELVPPRTGPAVPVSALLTQPTGEVNVVAEDGTHIPVRVEAVAEGVAVVDGIEVGTRVRVFAPSPNLAPAGVQAPSAPGEETEETSPPASPADGAPTTGEGN, encoded by the coding sequence ATGACTGTCACGCGCCCGCGCCGTTCCCTTACCACCGCAGTGTTCGTGCTGCTTCTTGCTGCGGTTTGTGCCGCAGGCGGCTTTTGGGCGGGCAGGGTGACGCTTCGCCCCGCCCAGTCCACGGCGCAGGAAGCACCGGAGCTGTTGGTGACCGCAGTCTCGGAGCAAACAGTCGGGCGAACTTTGACGCTCACCACCACCATGGAGCGCTCAATCCAGCCTCTCGCCGTCAACGAGCTCGTAGGGGTCGTCACGCAGGTGGGGGATCTGGCCGCCGTCACCTCCGGTTCCCTGCTCTACACCGTGGGGGCGCAGCAGGCTCGGGCGGTCCTGGGGACGGTGCCGTTCTTCCGGGATATGGGGGCAGACGCCAAGGGAGAGGACGTGAAGCAACTACAAGAGTTCCTGGCCTCCACGGGCGCTGACCTAGTGCCGGACGGCAGCTGGGGACCGGCCACTACCCGCGCCGTGAAGCAGTGGCAAAAGGACACCGGGCAGGAGCAAACTGGGGTCATCGCCGCCGGGACACTCGTGGCCATCCCCTTCTCCCCGGTGACGCTATCTCCCGACCGCTCTCTGCTCTGGCACGGCGCCAAGCTCTCTGGGGGTGAAAAGCTGCTACAGACGGCCACGGGCACCCCAGATTTCTTCATGGAGATAACGCAGGGACAGGCAGGCTTGGTTCCCACCGGCACGCCCGTGGTGGTCCACACCGACAACGGCGATTTCGAGGGCGTGACCGGTCAGCACCAGGTCTCCGAACAGGGCATCAAGGTGCCGGTTTCGTCCCCCACTGGCGGCCTGCTTTGCGGGGAGAAGTGCGCTGAGCTTGGCACCGACCAAAAGGTTTACCTCCTCACCAGTATCGAGCTGGTGCCCCCGCGCACCGGCCCGGCCGTTCCTGTCTCGGCATTGTTGACGCAACCGACCGGAGAGGTGAACGTGGTGGCCGAGGACGGCACCCACATCCCCGTGCGTGTCGAGGCGGTCGCCGAGGGGGTCGCGGTCGTGGACGGCATCGAGGTGGGCACCCGCGTGCGAGTATTTGCGCCCTCCCCTAACCTTGCCCCCGCTGGAGTGCAGGCCCCCTCCGCTCCGGGGGAAGAAACAGAGGAAACTTCGCCACCCGCCTCGCCTGCTGATGGTGCGCCGACCACCGGGGAGGGGAATTGA
- the thrC gene encoding threonine synthase produces MAHQWRGLIEEYRDRLPIEQDDPVVTLLEGGTPLVYAPSLSATVGAEVYIKVEGANPTGSFKDRGMTMAMSKVAATDTKMVVCASTGNTSASAAAYAVRAGLGCAVILPTGKIAAGKLAQAIVHGAQLVAVDGNFDDCLRIARALADEYPVALVNSVNPYRLQGQKTAAFEIVDALGDAPDIHVLPVGNAGNISAYWMGYREYAGLDAGAQHEARATKTPKMWGIQAAGSAPFVAGHPIEAPETIATAIRIGNPASWDLAVAARDTSGGFIKAVTDEEILAAQALLAAEVGVFVEPASAASVAGLLAAHERGEVPAGAKIVCTVTGNGLKDTATALGNREIDPTVIAPTVEAAAQVLGL; encoded by the coding sequence ATGGCACACCAATGGCGAGGTCTGATCGAGGAATACCGCGACCGCCTGCCGATTGAGCAGGACGACCCGGTGGTGACCCTGCTGGAGGGAGGCACCCCGCTGGTGTACGCCCCCTCCCTGTCCGCCACCGTGGGCGCCGAGGTCTACATCAAGGTGGAGGGCGCCAACCCGACCGGCTCCTTCAAGGACCGCGGCATGACCATGGCCATGTCCAAGGTGGCCGCCACGGACACCAAGATGGTGGTGTGTGCCTCCACGGGCAACACCTCCGCCTCCGCCGCCGCCTACGCGGTGCGCGCGGGCCTGGGCTGCGCCGTCATCCTGCCCACCGGCAAGATCGCAGCCGGCAAGCTGGCGCAGGCGATTGTGCACGGCGCCCAGCTGGTGGCCGTTGACGGCAACTTTGACGACTGCCTTCGCATTGCCCGCGCCCTTGCCGATGAATACCCGGTGGCGTTGGTCAACTCCGTCAACCCCTACCGCCTGCAAGGCCAGAAGACTGCGGCCTTTGAGATTGTGGACGCGCTGGGTGACGCCCCGGACATCCACGTGCTGCCCGTCGGCAACGCCGGCAACATCTCCGCCTACTGGATGGGCTACCGCGAGTACGCGGGCCTGGATGCGGGCGCGCAGCACGAGGCCCGCGCCACCAAGACCCCGAAGATGTGGGGCATCCAGGCCGCCGGTTCCGCCCCGTTCGTGGCGGGCCACCCGATTGAGGCACCAGAGACCATCGCGACCGCGATCCGCATCGGCAACCCCGCCTCCTGGGACCTGGCCGTGGCGGCGCGCGACACCTCCGGCGGCTTCATCAAGGCCGTCACTGACGAGGAGATCCTGGCGGCGCAGGCGCTGCTAGCCGCTGAAGTTGGCGTCTTTGTGGAGCCCGCTTCTGCGGCCTCCGTGGCGGGTCTGCTGGCCGCCCACGAGCGTGGTGAGGTGCCTGCCGGCGCCAAGATCGTTTGCACCGTGACCGGAAACGGGTTGAAAGACACGGCCACGGCGCTCGGCAACCGCGAGATCGACCCGACCGTGATCGCCCCGACCGTGGAGGCGGCCGCCCAGGTGCTGGGCCTGTAA
- the thrB gene encoding homoserine kinase has translation MSIKRATATVEVPATSANLGPGFDSLGLALGVCDRVSVRATVGATRVEVRGQGEGTVGAGEDNLVIKAIRVGLDAAGAPQGGLELVCHNRIPHGRGMGSSSAAVVAGLMLARALTTAPDLPGYDPATQGPLTDAALLELATEFEGHPDNAAPAIYGGATVSWVDANGRGRCASLPVRADLPLTVLVPGTRLATAKARSVLPDQVSHADAAFNVARAALLTAGLCGVEVDWMEATADRLHQDARAASMPGTVGAVRALRRRGLPAVVSGAGPSVLVFQELDPATRAELERDWEVLTPGIDMQGARIVA, from the coding sequence ATGTCCATCAAACGCGCCACCGCCACCGTGGAGGTCCCCGCCACCAGCGCCAACCTGGGGCCAGGGTTTGACTCCCTGGGCCTGGCCCTGGGGGTGTGTGACCGCGTCAGCGTGCGCGCCACCGTGGGCGCCACGCGGGTGGAGGTGCGCGGCCAGGGCGAGGGCACCGTGGGCGCGGGCGAGGACAACCTGGTCATCAAGGCGATCCGGGTGGGCCTGGACGCGGCCGGCGCCCCGCAGGGCGGCCTGGAGCTGGTGTGCCACAACCGCATCCCGCACGGGCGTGGCATGGGCTCCTCCTCCGCTGCGGTGGTGGCCGGTCTGATGCTGGCCCGGGCGCTGACCACAGCGCCGGACCTGCCGGGCTACGACCCGGCGACGCAGGGGCCGTTGACGGACGCGGCCCTGCTGGAGCTGGCCACCGAGTTTGAGGGTCACCCGGACAACGCCGCCCCGGCCATCTACGGCGGGGCGACCGTCAGCTGGGTGGACGCCAACGGGCGGGGGCGCTGCGCTTCTTTGCCCGTGCGCGCCGACCTGCCGCTGACGGTGCTGGTGCCGGGCACCCGCCTGGCCACGGCCAAGGCCCGCTCCGTCCTGCCGGATCAGGTGTCCCACGCGGATGCGGCGTTCAACGTGGCCCGCGCCGCCCTGCTCACCGCGGGCCTGTGCGGGGTGGAGGTGGACTGGATGGAGGCCACCGCCGACCGCCTGCACCAGGACGCCCGCGCGGCCTCCATGCCGGGCACGGTGGGGGCGGTGCGTGCGCTGCGCCGTCGGGGCCTGCCGGCCGTGGTTTCCGGGGCTGGGCCGTCGGTGCTGGTCTTCCAGGAACTGGACCCGGCCACCCGCGCCGAGTTGGAACGCGATTGGGAGGTGCTCACCCCCGGCATCGACATGCAGGGCGCCCGGATCGTGGCCTGA
- the prfA gene encoding peptide chain release factor 1, translated as MSEIAAAQLAEYAQIEAALADPAVHEDQAKARTLGRRYAELGRVVSAYRDWEQAVSDLEAARELAAEDPDFAAEVPALEEAAAAAEEHLHDVLAPRDPDDARDVILEVKAGEGGEESALFAGDLVRMYTRYAEAKGWAVAVLGSTDSDLGGYKDITLAIRARGNVAPEDGVWAHLKFEGGVHRVQRVPVTESQGRIHTSAAGVLVLPEAEESDEEIQLDPNELRIDVYRSSGPGGQSVNTTDSAVRITHLPTGIVVSMQNEKSQLQNKEAAMRVLRARLRDAKKAEEEAAASAARRSQVRTVDRSERIRTYNFPENRIADHRTGFKAYNLDAVLGGELHAVIQSCIDMERAERLAEASGQ; from the coding sequence GTGAGCGAGATCGCGGCAGCACAGCTGGCGGAGTATGCGCAGATCGAGGCGGCGCTGGCCGACCCGGCAGTCCACGAGGACCAGGCCAAGGCCCGCACCCTGGGCCGGCGCTACGCGGAGCTGGGGCGCGTGGTGAGCGCCTACCGGGACTGGGAGCAGGCCGTCAGCGACCTGGAGGCCGCCCGCGAGCTGGCCGCAGAGGACCCCGACTTCGCTGCGGAGGTGCCCGCCCTGGAGGAGGCCGCGGCCGCCGCAGAGGAGCACCTGCACGACGTGCTAGCCCCCCGCGACCCCGACGACGCCCGCGACGTCATCCTGGAGGTCAAGGCCGGGGAGGGCGGAGAGGAATCCGCCCTGTTCGCCGGCGACCTGGTGCGCATGTACACCCGCTACGCCGAGGCCAAGGGCTGGGCTGTGGCGGTGCTGGGCTCCACCGACTCCGACCTGGGCGGCTACAAGGACATCACCCTGGCCATCCGCGCGCGCGGCAACGTGGCCCCCGAGGACGGGGTGTGGGCCCACCTGAAGTTCGAGGGCGGCGTGCACCGCGTCCAGCGCGTCCCCGTCACCGAGTCCCAGGGCCGCATCCACACCTCCGCCGCCGGCGTGCTGGTGCTGCCGGAGGCGGAGGAGAGCGACGAGGAGATCCAGCTGGACCCCAACGAGCTGCGCATCGACGTCTACCGTTCCTCCGGCCCGGGCGGGCAGTCGGTCAACACCACGGACTCCGCCGTGCGCATCACCCACCTGCCCACCGGGATCGTGGTCTCCATGCAGAACGAGAAGAGCCAGCTGCAGAACAAGGAGGCGGCCATGCGCGTGCTGCGCGCCCGCCTGCGCGACGCGAAGAAGGCCGAGGAGGAGGCCGCCGCCTCTGCCGCCCGCCGCTCCCAGGTGCGCACCGTGGACCGTTCCGAGCGCATCCGCACCTACAACTTCCCCGAAAACCGCATCGCCGACCACCGCACCGGCTTCAAGGCCTACAACCTGGACGCCGTGCTGGGCGGGGAACTGCACGCCGTCATCCAGTCCTGCATCGACATGGAGCGCGCCGAGCGCCTAGCCGAGGCCTCCGGGCAGTGA
- a CDS encoding ABC transporter ATP-binding protein, with protein MSATPVDSPRLALANGGPLPVTAAKAPMMDDAAHATIGVKDLRFSYRKGGEELYDGLSYTFSPGQVTAVTGESGRGKSTLLYVLGLLLTPTSGRVEIDGEPVSHLPDRRRSLLRAQRLGFVFQDSELDPTRTILDSVMEPGLYGGADRASLESRALELLAQFGLSERSHHKPGQTSGGQAQRVAVCRALINSPDFVLADEPTGNLDPRNSTLVLDALAAAASEGRTVIVATHDPFVIERSDQVLAL; from the coding sequence TTGAGCGCCACCCCAGTTGACTCGCCCCGGCTCGCACTCGCTAACGGCGGCCCCTTGCCCGTCACCGCAGCGAAAGCCCCAATGATGGACGACGCCGCCCACGCCACCATCGGCGTTAAGGACCTGCGATTTTCTTACCGCAAGGGCGGCGAGGAGCTCTACGACGGGCTGAGCTACACCTTTTCTCCCGGCCAGGTGACCGCAGTGACCGGGGAATCCGGCCGGGGAAAGTCGACGCTCCTGTACGTACTTGGCCTCCTGCTGACACCCACGAGCGGAAGAGTGGAGATTGACGGCGAGCCCGTCTCTCACCTGCCCGACCGCCGTCGTTCTCTGCTGCGGGCCCAGCGGCTCGGTTTCGTCTTCCAGGACTCAGAATTGGACCCGACTCGCACGATTCTCGATTCAGTGATGGAGCCCGGGTTGTACGGCGGTGCGGACAGGGCCAGCCTGGAGAGCCGGGCGCTGGAGCTATTGGCACAGTTCGGACTATCGGAGCGGTCCCACCACAAGCCCGGGCAGACTTCTGGTGGTCAAGCCCAACGAGTTGCCGTGTGCCGGGCCCTCATCAACTCACCCGACTTTGTCCTGGCCGACGAACCCACCGGCAACCTGGACCCACGCAATTCAACGCTCGTTCTCGACGCCCTGGCGGCGGCCGCGAGCGAGGGACGCACAGTTATAGTCGCCACCCACGACCCGTTTGTGATCGAGCGCTCCGACCAGGTATTGGCTCTATGA